The DNA segment AACATAGTTAATACTGTTATACGTGTTGCTTCCCTAAATTTCTCTCTAAACTTCAGTCTCGTGAGGCTTTATAGTCTCAAGTACAAACAGAAAACACAAAATCCCTTTTgttttagattaattaatttttaaatattgtaaTCGTGGTGTAATGTCATGCGTTACAAAGTGAGACTTTAGTGATTGAAAGATTTAAAATCGTAGTTCttgaataatgaaaattttaatttgttaattttGAGAAAGCGTTTGTTATTTGGATCAAAATAAATTGTAaggagtgaaaaaaaaaagaagaagaaaacaatTCGTTTTCATTGTCGATCAATTTAAATTCATGAAATTCTCAAATgagttttaaaatatattttagatatttttattataaatttttgatactaatatataatttattacttTAGGTGTAAGTCTCTTAACTTTAATTCTAGATTCATTCTAAAAATTAGAGTTTCATTCCCAACTTATTGGACTAGCCTAACACACGTGAGTTATCTAATGCGATTTACTTGGCTAGCGCAGCGTTTACCCATTGCACATTGAAAAATAACAGCTACATATTCtcatgtcaaaaaaaaaatattacaacaaagttattttagtacatttgaaaaataaataaatcaatcaactcgaaaaaaaaattaaataaatgattctgtcaaaaaaaataaaaataaatgatttgtctgttaaaaaaaaaaaaaaggagattgaaaaattcttttatttaattacgCGAAAAATATATGCAGCGAATTGATCTTTTCCAGTCTCCCGCATAGTCGCATTGCGATCCCGATGGAAGAAAGATCGTTCCTCCCAAGAAATCATCGGTCTCCGGAATTTCACAAGGAGTGGATTGAGTAAAGCTCAGACATCTCAATTACCAGTCTTTCAACCCATTTTACTTTTTTCCAATTCACGCTAGTGCAGGATTCAGGATTCACTCAAGAAAAGCTTGATCGCAGAGGATGACTTCAGCTGGAATCTGCCCGTGAATTTCGATGGTTCTGGAGCGAAAGAGGATCAGGATTCGTCAGAATGTGGCGAAATCCTCAGGTACGTGTGTGGGGTTGACTTGAGCTTTTCGAAAAGCGACTCTTCAATTGCATGTGCGACCGTCGTGGTGTTGGATATGACTACTCTTCAAGTTGTATACGAAGATTCTGCCGTGGTAGAGCTGCGTGTTCCTTATATTCCTGGATTTTTGGCATTCAGAGAGGTCTTCCTACTTCAAACCCCATTTCTTGTTTTCCCCCTTTCCAATTTGGAATTGTCATGTTGTTTCTAGAATAAGATATTAGGAAATGGAAGATTcgctttcttttctttttttttttttttggtcgaTTGTGGATGATAATAATTTGGGATCTATCTTAATATTGATCTGTTTACAGGCTCCAGTGCTTCTAGAACTTTTAGATAAAATGAAGAGGAAAGATCTTCCGTCCTATCCTCAGGTGCCCGCCGTATCTTATATAATTGAAATTTCCAACCTTGTTTCCAATTGCTAATTGCTCGCCCATGATGCGTAAGGCGAAATGGTGAAAGTTACTAAATTTACTTcatgaaaatatgaaataaagGTTTTATGCAATGCTTTCCATTTCTTAAGAAACTGAGAGTTGCTAGGGAGTTTTCCCCCTTAAAAGTTATGTGCAGGTATAACATGTGTGTTTGTTGCCATATATGGTTCTTAGACCAATGAAGTTCTCGTGATGTGGATACTAAAATTTCTGAAGTCATGTATTATAACAGTTATTGATGGTTGACGGCAATGGACTTCTTCATCCTCGGGGCAAGTCGTTTTCTGTTATATACTCATACAAGAAAAGATAGCATATATTTACCAGTTATCCTTGAAATAATATCATTCATGCACCTTCTATCCTCCCTTGGGTTGTGAATTTGGGACAATAGTGTGTTTTCATTATGTTTAAGTGCCAACTCAATGGATCAtacttttcttcaatttttgttttattttctttaaatttGCTCTTTGTTTATTCATCTTTTTATTGGGAGCTTGCACAGGCTTTGGATTGGCCTGCCATCTTGGTGTTTTGGCTGATCTTCCTACGATTGGGATAGGAAAGAAAGTAAGTTTTCACTGGTAAATGTCTCTATACGCCAAAATTGGCAAATATGTAAATCTAAGTTGTAGTAGCAATCGCCTCCAATCTGTTACTTGATGTCATTGATACTAGGTCGACTTTTCTAAAATTTTGCATATCTTTATCAAGCTCTAGTTTTTGAAGCTGTCAATAAGATGTGTGTCACTCTTTTTCCAGCTACACCATGTAGATGGCCTCACACAATCTAAAGTGAGACAGATGATTGAGGCCGAGGAGGATTCATCAAAAGATGTTTTCACTTTGATTGGTGCCTCC comes from the Henckelia pumila isolate YLH828 chromosome 1, ASM3356847v2, whole genome shotgun sequence genome and includes:
- the LOC140878055 gene encoding uncharacterized protein → MEERSFLPRNHRSPEFHKEWIEIQDSLKKSLIAEDDFSWNLPVNFDGSGAKEDQDSSECGEILRYVCGVDLSFSKSDSSIACATVVVLDMTTLQVVYEDSAVVELRVPYIPGFLAFREAPVLLELLDKMKRKDLPSYPQLLMVDGNGLLHPRGFGLACHLGVLADLPTIGIGKKLHHVDGLTQSKVRQMIEAEEDSSKDVFTLIGASGSALGAAMRSTQGSVKPIFISVGHRISLTTAIKVAKFTCKFRVPEPIRQADIRSKDCLRKHGLR